A single Musa acuminata AAA Group cultivar baxijiao chromosome BXJ2-1, Cavendish_Baxijiao_AAA, whole genome shotgun sequence DNA region contains:
- the LOC135598013 gene encoding probable xyloglucan endotransglucosylase/hydrolase protein 10 has product MVYCVCNKATLLISLLSISIVRFGLASVVSTGDFNTDFHITWSPSHVNTSADGHSRTLMLDQESGSSFASNNMFLFGEIDMRIKLIPGYSAGTVLAYYLTSDRPNRDEIDFEFLGNVTGQPYILQTNIYADGSGNREERIYLWFDPTKDFHTYSIFWNLYQIVLMVDWVPVRVYRNHADEGVAFPRWQPMTLKASLWNGDSWATRGGEDKVDWSKGPFVATLGDYKIDACVWKGNPRFCRAGSNSNWWNKPRLRSLTGRQRRLLKWARKYHLIYDYCQDPKRFHGQLPTECSLPKY; this is encoded by the exons ATGGTTTATTGCGTCTGCAACAAAGCCACTCTATTAATCAGCCTTTTATCCATCTCCATTGTCAGGTTTGGACTTGCCTCCGTCGTCTCCACCGGGGACTTCAACACAGATTTCCACATCACCTGGTCTCCCAGCCATGTCAACACCTCGGCCGATGGCCATTCAAGGACCCTCATGCTGGACCAGGAATCGG GATCATCCTTTGCATCCAACAACATGTTCTTGTTCGGCGAGATCGACATGAGGATCAAGCTGATACCTGGGTACTCGGCTGGCACAGTGCTCGCCTACTAC CTCACTTCTGATCGACCTAACAGGGACGAGATCGACTTCGAGTTCCTCGGAAACGTGACCGGGCAACCTTACATTCTGCAGACAAATATCTACGCCGACGGGTCGGGTAACCGGGAGGAGAGGATCTATCTGTGGTTCGATCCCACCAAAGACTTCCACACCTACTCCATCTTCTGGAACCTGTACCAGATCGT GCTGATGGTGGACTGGGTGCCAGTTAGGGTTTACAGGAACCACGCAGACGAGGGTGTGGCCTTCCCAAGATGGCAGCCGATGACTCTCAAGGCGAGCCTGTGGAACGGCGACAGCTGGGCGACACGGGGAGGGGAGGACAAGGTGGATTGGTCCAAGGGGCCCTTCGTGGCCACGCTGGGGGACTACAAGATCGACGCCTGCGTTTGGAAGGGCAACCCCAGGTTTTGCAGGGCAGGGAGCAACAGCAACTGGTGGAACAAGCCAAGGCTGCGGAGCCTCACAGGGCGGCAGAGGAGGCTGCTGAAATGGGCGAGGAAGTACCACCTCATCTATGACTACTGCCAAGACCCCAAGAGATTCCATGGTCAGCTGCCAACAGAGTGCTCACTACCCAAGTACTGA
- the LOC103985898 gene encoding uncharacterized protein LOC103985898: protein MGGQVDIMLRLGHSVAGVIRLNPSPIALLTPVGRRGGAVCFVSGATPEKKERKMDEDEEQHTDSDNTYQGDAMSHSFGEAYATRSDWEGFGGIYGRNPSDITHPEYDKAQGSGVKEKEKAPNQAT, encoded by the exons ATGGGAGGGCAGGTTGACATCATGCTCCGTTTAGGCCACAGCGTAGCGGGAGTAATTCGCCTGAATCCCAGCCCAATCGCACTCCTGACCCCCGTGGGACGTAGAGGCGGCGCAGTCTGCTTCGTCTCTGGCGCGACAcctgagaagaaggagaggaagatggacGAAGACGAAGAGCAGCATACTGATTCCGATAACACCTATCAAGG GGATGCGATGAGTCACTCCTTTGGGGAAGCGTACGCGACGCGCTCAGACTGGGAAGGTTTTGGAGGCATCTACGGCCGAAATCCTTCGGATATAACTCATCCCG aatacgACAAGGCGCAGGGGAGCGGGGTGAAGGAAAAGGAGAAGGCTCCCAACCAAGCCACATGA
- the LOC135583569 gene encoding uncharacterized protein LOC135583569, producing MLRQVTSRNQRSKGFTMKNALQVCLLVVVCAWILYQIKHSHDKKKGYDERGSKVSYMRHPESNANFHRKELPFTGSSDAVTQTKIEGGTKDGDEDITQELKHKQVGNGDETNGRIEEPRVVDNQTYEDASHKAREKSFTGDDASSEVVPTTPEVENQVASHAAEKGSLKDDVVSSSVDHVTESEDVGIRNLDENLMESVKKKDEEAKNEASESLERDLEGSDSGASEQLDFSEANNPDASLNVNQTWPLESEVRIPTPENRFQENTTRDEEPSTHIGQHPVLTTASAIDDQAELRPSSNNQMNLTTTKSASVSHNKSDLTQADPKEVNGATNWLHSVQGQNATTETGNIWEKSSFEYGQTNESEKSKTTNGPEEQERSSKTFSTPDGMAKTVSVESADTLLGMIMQEQEKAKSGNQDAAA from the coding sequence ATGTTGAGGCAGGTAACAAGTAGGAACCAGAGATCCAAAGGGTTCACCATGAAAAATGCTCTTCAAGTGTGCCTGCTGGTCGTTGTTTGTGCCTGGATTCTCTACCAGATCAAGCATTCTCATGATAAGAAGAAGGGATACGATGAGAGGGGCTCGAAGGTCTCATACATGAGACACCCAGAGAGCAATGCTAATTTTCACAGGAAGGAGCTGCCTTTCACGGGCAGTTCTGATGCTGTAACTCAGACCAAGATCGAGGGTGGTACAAAAGATGGAGATGAAGACATAACTCAAGAATTGAAGCACAAACAAGTTGGAAATGGAGATGAAACAAATGGTCGAATCGAAGAGCCAAGGGTTGTTGATAACCAAACGTATGAAGATGCATCTCATAAGGCTCGAGAAAAGAGTTTCACAGGGGATGATGCGTCCAGTGAGGTAGTCCCCACTACCCCTGAAGTAGAAAACCAAGTGGCTTCTCATGCGGCAGAAAAAGGAAGTCTCAAAGATGATGTTGTCTCCAGCTCTGTAGATCATGTTACCGAATCTGAAGATGTTGGTATCAGAAATTTGGATGAGAATCTTATGGAGAGTGTAAAGAAAAAGGATGAAGAGGCTAAAAATGAGGCTAGTGAATCACTTGAACGAGATTTAGAAGGCTCTGATTCAGGTGCTTCAGAACAGCTGGATTTTTCTGAAGCAAACAATCCAGATGCTAGTCTAAATGTAAATCAGACTTGGCCTTTAGAATCAGAGGTCAGAATTCCTACACCTGAGAACAGGTTTCAAGAAAATACGACGAGAGATGAGGAACCCAGTACTCACATCGGGCAGCACCCTGTTCTAACAACTGCAAGTGCCATCGATGATCAAGCAGAACTGAGACCGAGTTCGAATAATCAGATGAATTTAACAACCacaaaatctgcatcagtatCACACAACAAAAGTGATCTTACTCAGGCTGACCCGAAAGAGGTGAATGGAGCTACCAACTGGTTGCATTCAGTTCAAGGCCAAAATGCTACAACTGAGACAGGAAACATATGGGAAAAATCCAGCTTTGAGTATGGGCAGACAAACGAATCCGAGAAATCCAAGACTACCAACGGACCAGAGGAACAAGAAAGGAGCTCTAAAACATTCTCAACTCCAGATGGCATGGCAAAAACAGTTTCAGTAGAATCAGCTGACACATTGCTTGGTATGATCATGCAGGAACAAGAGAAGGCAAAGAGTGGAAATCAGGATGCAGCAGCGTAA
- the LOC135598012 gene encoding 1-aminocyclopropane-1-carboxylate synthase 1-like, giving the protein MEQKLLSRKAACNSHGQDSSYFLGWQEFEKNPYDPIANTGGIIQMGLAENQLSFDLIESWLEDHPDLTGFKKDGGLVFRQLALFQDYHGLPAFKNALARYMGEVRGNKVSFEPSKLVLTAGATSANETLMFCLADPGEAFLLPTPYYPGFDRDLKWRTGVEIVPIHCSSSNGFRITRAALEEALRRAQKRRLRVKGVLVTNPSNPLGTTLTRQELDTLVDFAVANDIHLISDEIYSGTTFGSPGFVSIAEATKGRDDVSHRIHIVCSLSKDLGLPGFRVGAIYSDNEAVVSAATKMSSFGLISSQTQYLLAALLSDKEFTEKYVRESQKRLKERHDMLVEGLRRIGIGCLEGNAGLFCWVDMRHLLRSNTFEGEMELWKKIVYRVGLNISPGSSCHCDEPGWFRVCFANMSEDTLELAMRRLESFVDSCHRRRPRRQFLAKWVLGSASSSADRKSER; this is encoded by the exons ATGGAGCAGAAGCTGCTGTCGAGAAAGGCTGCATGCAACAGCCACGGGCAGGACTCGTCCTACTTCTTGGGGTGGCAGGAGTTCGAGAAGAACCCCTACGATCCAATCGCCAACACAGGAGGGATCATTCAGATGGGTCTTGCAGAAAACCAG CTCTCATTCGATCTCATCGAGTCATGGCTTGAAGACCACCCTGACCTCACCGGATTCAAGAAAGATGGTGGTTTGGTGTTCCGGCAGCTTGCTCTGTTCCAGGACTATCATGGCTTGCCAGCTTTCAAGAAT GCATTGGCTAGATATATGGGAGaagtcagaggaaacaaagtaagTTTCGAGCCCAGCAAGCTCGTCCTCACGGCTGGTGCCACTTCTGCCAACGAGACTCTCATGTTCTGTCTTGCCGACCCTGGAGAAGCGTTCCTTCTCCCAACTCCGTACTATCCAGG GTTCGACAGGGACCTCAAATGGCGAACCGGCGTGGAGATCGTTCCCATCCACTGCTCGAGCTCGAATGGCTTCCGAATCACCCGAGCGGCACTGGAGGAGGCACTCCGACGTGCGCAGAAGCGTAGACTGAGAGTGAAAGGAGTGCTGGTGACCAACCCGTCCAACCCACTGGGGACGACGCTGACCCGACAAGAACTGGACACCCTCGTCGACTTCGCCGTCGCCAATGACATCCACCTCATCAGCGACGAGATCTACTCCGGCACCACCTTCGGCTCGCCGGGGTTCGTCAGCATCGCCGAGGCCACCAAGGGCAGGGACGACGTCTCCCATCGCATTCACATCGTGTGCAGTCTCTCCAAGGATCTCGGCCTCCCTGGCTTCCGCGTCGGCGCAATCTATTCGGACAACGAGGCCGTCGTGTCCGCCGCCACCAAGATGTCGAGCTTCGGGCTGATCTCTTCGCAGACGCAGTACCTCCTGGCGGCGCTGCTATCGGACAAGGAATTCACCGAGAAGTACGTCCGCGAGAGCCAGAAGCGGCTCAAAGAACGCCACGACATGCTCGTGGAAGGGCTCCGGCGAATCGGGATCGGTTGCTTGGAGGGCAACGCAGGGTTGTTCTGCTGGGTGGACATGAGGCACCTGCTGAGGTCGAACACCTTCGAAGGGGAGATGGAGCTGTGGAAGAAGATCGTGTATCGAGTAGGACTCAACATCTCGCCGGGTTCTTCCTGCCACTGCGACGAACCAGGGTGGTTTCGCGTCTGCTTCGCCAACATGTCCGAGGACACCCTGGAGCTCGCCATGAGGCGGCTCGAGAGCTTCGTGGATTCCTGCCATCGGCGCCGCCCAAGACGGCAATTCTTGGCCAAATGGGTGCTCGGCTCAGCCTCATCGTCTGCCGATCGCAAGTCCGAGCGATAA
- the LOC135598455 gene encoding uncharacterized protein LOC135598455 yields the protein MKDGDDLLPSFEATGGVASAIRVSSAADAGLFGKGRYKFWALTAILLLAFWSMVTGTVTLRWSAGDLNRLDRDLNAPIHSDLDALEMEEREKVVRHMWDVYAHNHRIRLPRFWQEAFEAAYEELAGDDPAARDGAIAEIARMSVRMVDLEDPTRNTKAAETNRNQGVGGAELSMRSTSLPSVEAR from the exons ATGAAGGACGGCGACGATCTGCTCCCTTCATTTGAGGCCACCGGCGGAGTCGCCTCCGCGATCAGGGTCTCCTCCGCCGCGGACGCTGGCCTCTTCGGTAAGGGCCGCTACAAGTTCTGGGCACTTACGGCCATCCTCCTCCTCGCCTTCTGGTCCATGGTCACCGGCACCGTCACCCTCCGGTGGTCCGCCGGCGACCTCAACCGCCTCGACCGCGACCTCAACGCCCCCATCCACTCCGATCTCGACGCTCTA GAGATGGAGGAGAGGGAGAAGGTGGTGAGGCATATGTGGGACGTGTACGCCCACAACCACCGGATCCGGCTGCCGAGGTTCTGGCAGGAGGCGTTCGAGGCAGCCTACGAGGAGCTCGCCGGAGACGATCCCGCCGCCAGGGACGGCGCCATCGCCGAGATCGCTCGAATGTCGGTGCGGATGGTCGATCTGGAGGACCCTACCCGAAATACCAAG GCTGCTGAAACAAATAGGAATCAAGGGGTTGGAGGTGCTGAGCTTTCTATGAGGTCGACATCGTTGCCGTCCGTAGAAGCTCGATGA